From the Streptomyces sp. Tu 2975 genome, one window contains:
- a CDS encoding zinc-binding dehydrogenase produces MVRAAVLPSVGAPLEITEISLPEPGPGQVRVRLAAAGVCHSDLSLSDGTMRLPVPAVLGHEGAGTVLAVGEGVTHVAPGDGVVLNWAPACGSCHACSIGEVWLCADALTGAGRVHAVAADGTELHPGLNVGAFAEETVVAANCVLPVPEGVPLTDAALLGCAVLTGYGAVHHSARVREGESVVVFGVGGVGLATLQSARIAGAGPIIAVDVSPEKEELARGAGATEYVVASDTTARDIRALTGKRGADVAIECVGRASTIRAAWDSTRRGGRTTVVGIGGKDQQVTFHALELFHWGRTLSGCVFGNSDPAADLPVLAEHIRAGRLDLSALVTEQIALDGIPAAFENMLAGKGGRAMVVF; encoded by the coding sequence GTGGTCCGTGCAGCCGTCCTGCCCTCCGTCGGCGCTCCCCTGGAGATCACCGAGATCTCGCTGCCGGAGCCCGGCCCCGGCCAGGTCCGGGTCAGGCTCGCCGCCGCCGGGGTGTGCCACTCCGACCTGTCCCTCTCCGACGGCACCATGCGGTTGCCCGTCCCGGCAGTCCTCGGCCACGAGGGCGCGGGCACCGTCCTCGCCGTGGGCGAGGGCGTCACCCATGTCGCACCCGGCGACGGAGTCGTCCTCAACTGGGCGCCGGCCTGCGGCAGTTGTCACGCCTGCTCCATCGGCGAGGTGTGGTTGTGCGCCGACGCGCTGACCGGCGCGGGACGGGTGCACGCCGTCGCGGCCGACGGCACCGAACTCCATCCCGGCCTGAACGTGGGCGCGTTCGCGGAGGAGACGGTCGTCGCCGCGAACTGCGTGCTGCCCGTCCCCGAGGGTGTCCCGCTGACGGACGCGGCCCTGCTGGGCTGCGCCGTCCTCACCGGCTACGGCGCGGTCCATCACTCCGCCCGGGTGCGCGAGGGCGAGTCCGTCGTGGTCTTCGGTGTCGGCGGGGTCGGGCTGGCCACGCTCCAGTCCGCCCGGATCGCCGGGGCGGGCCCGATCATCGCGGTCGACGTCTCCCCGGAGAAGGAGGAACTGGCGCGCGGCGCGGGCGCCACCGAGTACGTCGTCGCCTCCGACACCACGGCGAGGGACATCCGGGCGCTGACCGGCAAGCGCGGCGCCGACGTGGCGATCGAGTGCGTCGGCCGCGCCTCGACGATCCGCGCCGCCTGGGACTCCACCCGCCGCGGCGGCCGCACCACGGTCGTCGGCATCGGCGGGAAGGACCAGCAGGTCACCTTCCACGCTCTCGAGCTGTTCCACTGGGGCCGCACGTTGTCCGGCTGCGTCTTCGGCAACTCCGACCCCGCCGCCGACCTGCCGGTCCTCGCGGAGCACATCCGCGCCGGCCGGCTGGACCTGAGCGCGCTGGTGACCGAGCAGATCGCCCTCGACGGCATCCCTGCGGCCTTCGAGAACATGCTCGCGGGCAAGGGTGGCCGGGCCATGGTCGTCTTCTAG
- a CDS encoding helix-turn-helix domain-containing protein, translating to MTSSRDLAAFAALLADETRAGFALALLDGRAWTAGELARHGGVAPSTASEHLGKLVAGGLLSEQRQGRHRYVRLADDRVAHLVEELAAHASPGPPPAPRSLRESTVAEALARGRTCYDHLAGRLGITITRAMTARGLLTQDAGFALTDGGARWFGDLGIDLTVKGRRPLVRGCLDWTERRPHLAGVAGARLCGHALDTGWCVRIGSDRAVKVTDDGERALHTLLGIEPGILR from the coding sequence ATGACCTCCTCCCGCGACCTCGCCGCCTTCGCCGCGCTGCTCGCCGACGAGACCCGCGCGGGCTTCGCCCTCGCCCTCCTCGACGGGCGGGCCTGGACGGCCGGGGAGCTCGCCCGGCACGGCGGGGTCGCCCCGTCGACCGCGAGCGAGCACCTCGGCAAGCTCGTCGCGGGCGGGCTGCTCTCGGAGCAACGGCAGGGCCGGCACCGGTACGTCAGGCTCGCCGACGACCGGGTGGCGCACCTCGTCGAGGAACTCGCCGCGCACGCCTCACCCGGACCACCCCCGGCGCCGCGGTCCCTGCGCGAGTCCACCGTCGCCGAGGCCCTGGCGCGTGGACGGACCTGCTACGACCATCTGGCGGGGCGGCTCGGCATCACGATCACCCGGGCCATGACCGCCCGCGGACTGCTCACCCAGGACGCCGGCTTCGCGCTCACGGACGGCGGCGCCCGCTGGTTCGGTGACCTGGGGATCGACCTGACGGTGAAGGGCCGCCGCCCGCTCGTACGGGGCTGCCTGGACTGGACCGAGCGCAGACCGCACCTCGCCGGCGTCGCCGGCGCCCGGCTGTGCGGCCATGCCCTGGACACGGGCTGGTGCGTACGCATCGGCTCCGACCGGGCCGTGAAGGTGACGGACGACGGTGAGCGGGCGCTGCACACGCTCCTCGGCATCGAGCCGGGAATATTGCGGTGA
- a CDS encoding MFS transporter: MDTAAQLTETPGSTPSDPRRRRVATSAALASAVEWYDYFVFGIAAALVLGDLYFPAGSSSAGVLAAFATFAVGFLARPVGGVIAGQLGDKRGRKPMLVLALTLMGLATAGIGLLPTYETIGIAAPVLLVLLRIVQGIAVGAQWGGAMLMATEYAPEGKRGLYGSLVQLGVPIGVVTANTVFLVAGSLTSESAFAAWGWRVPFFVGFLVLGLAWYIHTKVEETPEFRAAERALAEKEKSETRSPLRTILRDHLGTVFLAGGSFAVNTATFYIIITGVLDYATRELDMQRGAVLAVSLGVSLTQLVLIPASAALSDRIGRLRIYAAGAVGLLVWAVPMFLLIDTASLLWLAVGTFVTSCFLSIMYGPQAALFAELFTAEMRYTGASLGYQIAAVFGGGLAPFMMVLLLEATGTSMAVSGYIIGLAVIALISIKILASRAAKAAAPASSAPAEAQSD; the protein is encoded by the coding sequence ATGGACACCGCAGCTCAGCTCACTGAAACCCCCGGCTCCACGCCCTCCGACCCCCGGCGGCGACGCGTCGCCACCTCCGCGGCACTCGCCTCGGCCGTCGAGTGGTACGACTACTTCGTCTTCGGCATCGCCGCCGCCCTGGTCCTCGGCGACCTGTACTTCCCCGCCGGCAGCTCGTCCGCCGGTGTGCTGGCCGCCTTCGCCACCTTCGCGGTCGGCTTCCTCGCCCGCCCCGTGGGCGGCGTCATCGCCGGACAGCTCGGCGACAAGCGGGGCCGTAAGCCGATGCTGGTCCTCGCGCTCACACTGATGGGCCTCGCCACCGCCGGCATCGGCCTGCTCCCCACGTACGAGACGATCGGCATCGCCGCGCCCGTGCTCCTGGTCCTGCTCCGCATCGTCCAGGGCATCGCGGTCGGCGCCCAGTGGGGCGGCGCGATGCTGATGGCCACCGAGTACGCCCCCGAGGGCAAGCGAGGCCTCTACGGCAGCCTCGTCCAGCTCGGTGTCCCCATCGGTGTCGTCACCGCCAACACCGTGTTCCTGGTCGCGGGCTCCCTCACGAGCGAGTCGGCGTTCGCCGCCTGGGGCTGGCGGGTGCCGTTCTTCGTCGGCTTCCTCGTCCTCGGTCTCGCCTGGTACATCCACACCAAGGTCGAGGAGACGCCCGAGTTCCGTGCGGCCGAACGCGCCCTCGCCGAGAAGGAGAAGAGCGAGACCCGCTCCCCCCTGCGCACCATCCTGCGCGACCACCTCGGCACCGTGTTCCTGGCCGGCGGCTCGTTCGCCGTCAACACCGCGACGTTCTACATCATCATCACCGGCGTCCTGGACTACGCGACCCGCGAGCTCGACATGCAGCGTGGCGCGGTGCTCGCGGTGTCCCTGGGCGTGAGCCTCACCCAGCTGGTCCTGATACCCGCCTCGGCGGCCCTGTCCGACCGCATCGGACGGCTGCGTATCTACGCGGCCGGCGCCGTCGGCCTGCTGGTGTGGGCCGTGCCGATGTTCCTGCTGATCGACACCGCGTCGCTGCTCTGGCTCGCCGTCGGGACCTTCGTCACCAGCTGCTTCCTGAGCATCATGTACGGGCCGCAGGCGGCGCTCTTCGCCGAGCTGTTCACCGCGGAGATGCGCTACACCGGTGCGTCCCTCGGCTACCAGATCGCCGCCGTCTTCGGCGGCGGCCTGGCGCCGTTCATGATGGTCCTGCTGCTGGAGGCGACCGGCACGTCCATGGCGGTGTCCGGCTACATCATCGGCCTGGCCGTGATCGCGCTGATCTCCATCAAGATCCTCGCCTCCCGGGCGGCGAAGGCCGCGGCCCCCGCGTCCTCTGCCCCGGCCGAGGCGCAGTCCGACTGA
- a CDS encoding DMT family transporter, with amino-acid sequence MTNPLRHTKWPALAAAAVTVVLWASAFVSIRSAGEAYSPGALALGRLLAGSLALGCVLLIRREGLPPRAAWPGILVSGLLWFGVYMVVLNWGEQQVDAGTAAMVVNIGPILIALLGARLLGEGLGPRLVAGMAVSFAGAVVVGLSMSGEGGASTLGVLLCLLAAVGYAGGVVAQKPALAHASALQATTFGCLVGAVACLPFAGQLVEEVSRAPVAATLNMVYLGVFPTALAFTTWAYALARTTAGRMGATTYAVPALVVLMSWLALDEVPGWLTLCGGALCLAGVAVSRSRGRAPAADSELTGPRA; translated from the coding sequence ATGACGAACCCCCTCCGCCACACGAAGTGGCCCGCCCTGGCCGCCGCCGCCGTCACCGTCGTGCTCTGGGCGTCCGCCTTCGTCTCCATCCGCAGCGCGGGTGAGGCCTACTCCCCCGGCGCGCTCGCCCTCGGCCGGCTGCTCGCCGGCTCCCTCGCGCTGGGCTGTGTCCTGCTGATCCGGCGGGAGGGGCTGCCGCCGCGCGCCGCCTGGCCGGGGATCCTCGTCTCCGGTCTGCTGTGGTTCGGCGTCTACATGGTGGTGCTCAACTGGGGCGAGCAGCAGGTCGACGCGGGCACGGCGGCGATGGTGGTGAACATCGGCCCGATCCTCATCGCGCTGCTGGGGGCCCGGCTGCTGGGCGAGGGGCTGGGGCCGCGGCTGGTCGCGGGGATGGCCGTGTCGTTCGCGGGCGCCGTGGTCGTGGGCCTGTCGATGTCCGGCGAGGGCGGGGCCTCGACCCTGGGCGTACTGCTCTGCCTGCTGGCGGCGGTCGGCTACGCGGGCGGTGTGGTGGCGCAGAAGCCGGCGCTGGCGCACGCGAGCGCGCTCCAGGCGACGACGTTCGGCTGTCTGGTGGGCGCGGTGGCGTGCCTGCCGTTCGCCGGGCAGCTCGTGGAGGAGGTGTCCCGGGCGCCGGTGGCGGCCACGCTCAACATGGTCTACCTGGGCGTCTTCCCGACGGCCCTGGCATTCACGACATGGGCGTACGCGCTGGCGCGTACGACCGCCGGCCGGATGGGCGCGACGACGTACGCGGTCCCGGCGCTGGTCGTGCTGATGTCCTGGCTCGCTCTGGACGAGGTGCCGGGCTGGCTGACCCTCTGCGGTGGGGCGCTGTGCCTCGCGGGTGTGGCGGTGTCCCGTTCCCGCGGCCGGGCGCCGGCCGCCGACAGCGAGCTCACCGGACCCCGCGCCTGA
- a CDS encoding ABC transporter ATP-binding protein, with translation MTRAIALHNVSKRYGRAPRAVDNFSLGVRPGEFLVLLGPSGCGKSTVLRMIAGLEDITEGELLLDGEYANDIPPRERDMAMVFQNFALYPSMTNRQNIGFPLKLENPRADRNPRVEATARMLGIEDILDRFPAQLSGGERQRVAMGRAISRRPSVFLMDEPLSNLDAKLRNHLRAEIARLTAELGVTTVYVTHDQAEAMSLGDRVAVMRGGVLQQVSSPRDTYALPANVFVAAFIGTPRINLLQAVVHAPLDGRMSIDLGRQRLPLPEPLSPDHQLLRIQQGRQIIVGLRSEAARIAPPSQARPGEVVLTGIVEHMEYQGHEALVHFNTGSRPAVVADLESPRPQTAVRRRRSAGPGVLTRLKDRAMAQVAGPVAVLDDPVPEPAHESRITAPSDLVVRTGPDLRLRTGAQVPLLVDLAHLYVFDHQGRRICPAPMDVPGLDA, from the coding sequence ATGACTCGCGCCATCGCTCTGCACAACGTCAGCAAGAGATACGGCCGTGCTCCCCGTGCCGTCGACAACTTCTCCCTCGGTGTCCGACCGGGGGAGTTCCTCGTCCTGTTGGGCCCCTCCGGCTGCGGCAAGTCGACCGTGCTGCGGATGATCGCCGGACTGGAGGACATCACGGAGGGCGAGCTCCTGCTGGACGGCGAGTACGCCAACGACATCCCACCGCGTGAACGCGACATGGCCATGGTCTTCCAGAACTTCGCGCTCTACCCGAGCATGACCAACCGGCAGAACATCGGCTTCCCGCTGAAGCTCGAGAACCCGCGGGCCGACCGCAACCCGCGGGTGGAGGCCACCGCCAGGATGCTCGGTATCGAGGACATCCTCGACCGGTTCCCCGCGCAGCTCTCCGGCGGCGAACGCCAGCGCGTCGCGATGGGGAGGGCGATCTCCCGGCGGCCCTCGGTCTTCCTGATGGACGAGCCGCTCTCCAATCTCGACGCCAAGCTCCGCAACCATCTGCGGGCCGAGATCGCCCGGCTGACCGCGGAGTTGGGGGTGACCACGGTCTACGTCACGCACGACCAGGCGGAGGCCATGTCGCTCGGGGACCGGGTCGCCGTCATGCGCGGCGGCGTGCTCCAGCAGGTCAGCTCCCCGAGGGACACCTATGCCCTCCCGGCGAACGTCTTCGTCGCCGCGTTCATCGGAACGCCCCGGATCAATCTGCTCCAGGCCGTCGTCCACGCGCCGCTGGACGGCCGGATGTCGATCGATCTGGGCCGGCAGCGGCTGCCGCTGCCCGAGCCCCTCAGCCCCGACCATCAGCTGCTGCGCATCCAGCAGGGCCGGCAGATCATCGTGGGTCTGCGGTCGGAGGCCGCCCGGATCGCGCCGCCCAGTCAGGCCCGCCCGGGGGAGGTGGTGCTGACCGGGATCGTCGAGCACATGGAGTACCAGGGTCACGAGGCGCTGGTGCACTTCAACACCGGTTCCCGGCCCGCCGTGGTCGCCGATCTCGAGTCACCGCGCCCGCAGACCGCCGTACGCCGCCGAAGAAGCGCCGGCCCCGGAGTGCTGACCCGGCTCAAGGACCGGGCGATGGCGCAGGTCGCGGGGCCGGTGGCGGTGCTCGACGACCCGGTACCCGAGCCCGCCCACGAGAGCAGGATCACCGCGCCGAGCGACCTCGTGGTCCGTACCGGCCCCGACCTCCGGCTCCGCACCGGCGCCCAGGTGCCGCTGCTCGTCGACCTTGCCCACCTCTACGTCTTCGACCACCAGGGCCGCCGCATCTGCCCCGCTCCCATGGACGTCCCGGGCCTCGACGCCTGA
- a CDS encoding citrate:proton symporter produces MLTVLGFAMIATFLVLIMMKKMSPIAALVLIPALFCVAVGQGAQLGDYVLEGVGNLAPTAAMLMFAIVYFGVMIDVGLFDPIVRGILRFCKADPLRIVIGTAVLAAIVSLDGDGSTTFMITVSAMYPLYKRLKMSLVVLTGIAATANGVMNTLPWGGPTARAATALKLDAADIFVPMIPALGAGLLFVLVLAYVLGRRERKRLGHLTLDEALEPEPGTVLVKAGGGGEHAGAVGSAAGAEGTGSGPGADAGAPRAGDESPSQDGGFQGLDPNRATLRPKLYWFNAGLTLALLTAMIMELLPIPVLFLLGAALALTVNFPSMADQKARIAAHADNVLNVAGMVFAAAVFTGVLTGTGMVEHMADWLVGAIPEGMGPHMAIVTGVLSLPLTYFMSNDGFYFGVLPVLAEAGAAHGVSPLEIARASLVGQPLHMSSPLVPAVYVLVGMAKVEFGDHTRFTVKWAALTSLVVLGAGILFGIV; encoded by the coding sequence ATGCTGACAGTCCTCGGCTTCGCCATGATCGCGACCTTCCTGGTCCTGATCATGATGAAGAAGATGTCGCCGATCGCGGCGCTGGTCCTCATCCCCGCACTCTTCTGTGTCGCCGTCGGGCAGGGTGCACAGCTCGGGGACTACGTCCTCGAAGGCGTGGGGAACCTCGCCCCCACGGCGGCGATGCTGATGTTCGCCATCGTGTACTTCGGCGTGATGATCGACGTCGGGCTGTTCGACCCGATCGTGCGGGGCATCCTGCGCTTCTGCAAGGCGGACCCGCTGCGCATCGTGATCGGTACGGCGGTGCTCGCCGCCATCGTCTCCCTCGACGGCGACGGCTCCACCACCTTCATGATCACGGTCTCGGCGATGTATCCGCTCTACAAGCGCCTGAAGATGAGCCTGGTCGTGCTGACCGGCATCGCCGCCACGGCGAACGGCGTCATGAACACCCTGCCCTGGGGCGGTCCCACCGCCCGGGCGGCCACCGCGCTCAAGCTGGACGCGGCTGACATCTTCGTGCCGATGATCCCCGCCCTCGGCGCCGGACTGCTCTTCGTGCTCGTCCTCGCGTACGTCCTCGGCCGGCGCGAGCGCAAGCGCCTCGGACACCTCACGCTCGACGAGGCGCTCGAGCCCGAGCCCGGCACGGTGCTCGTCAAGGCCGGCGGTGGCGGCGAACACGCCGGGGCCGTGGGCTCCGCGGCCGGTGCCGAGGGCACCGGATCCGGTCCGGGAGCGGACGCCGGGGCCCCTCGCGCGGGCGACGAATCCCCGTCGCAGGACGGCGGTTTCCAGGGCCTCGACCCGAACCGCGCGACGCTGCGGCCCAAGCTGTACTGGTTCAACGCCGGTCTGACGCTGGCCCTTCTCACCGCCATGATCATGGAGCTGCTGCCGATCCCGGTGCTCTTCCTGCTCGGCGCGGCCCTTGCCCTGACCGTCAACTTCCCGTCCATGGCGGACCAGAAGGCCCGTATCGCGGCCCACGCCGACAACGTCCTGAACGTCGCCGGCATGGTCTTCGCCGCCGCCGTCTTCACCGGCGTCCTCACCGGCACCGGCATGGTCGAGCACATGGCGGACTGGCTCGTCGGCGCCATCCCCGAGGGCATGGGCCCGCACATGGCGATCGTCACGGGTGTCCTGAGCCTGCCGCTCACGTACTTCATGTCGAACGACGGCTTCTACTTCGGTGTGCTGCCGGTCCTCGCCGAGGCGGGCGCCGCCCACGGTGTCTCGCCGCTGGAGATCGCCCGCGCCTCCCTCGTCGGCCAGCCGCTGCACATGTCCAGCCCGCTCGTCCCCGCGGTGTACGTGCTCGTCGGCATGGCGAAGGTCGAGTTCGGCGACCACACCCGCTTCACGGTCAAGTGGGCGGCCCTGACCAGCCTGGTGGTGCTGGGGGCCGGGATCCTCTTCGGCATCGTCTGA
- a CDS encoding MFS transporter, protein MGRPWLLRLVIAFGFAQAAVSMARPAVSYRALSLGADERAIGVIAGVYALLPLFAAVPLGRRTDHGRCTPLLYAGVALIAGGCALSGLAGSLPAMAAWSGVMGLGHLCFVIGAQSIVARRSAPAEQDRNFGHFTIGASLGQLAGPMAAGALIGDDMARTSALALVVSAAVAAVSLTSMWRIELRHEGPGHKRDAAAAKVPVHRILRTRGVPAGIFISLAVLSATDILTAYLPVLGEHRGVAPTVVGLLLSLRAAATIACRLVMTPMIRRLGRTTLLTVTCLLGGVLCAGVALPVPLWALALMLAALGFCLGVGQPLSMTTVVQAAPAGARSTALALRLTGNRLGQVAAPASAGLVAGLAGAAAPFVMLGVLLVMSGGTAVRTGRSGRDPVVTGGPDGCAPDGAAGGPSRQSGGAGPAAAGADGPRGGAPGSAAQRADAAESPGRHSRGVR, encoded by the coding sequence ATGGGTCGTCCCTGGCTGCTGCGCCTCGTCATCGCCTTCGGGTTCGCCCAGGCGGCGGTGTCGATGGCGCGCCCGGCCGTCTCGTACCGGGCGCTGTCGCTCGGCGCCGACGAGCGGGCGATCGGTGTGATCGCCGGTGTGTACGCGCTGCTTCCGCTGTTCGCCGCCGTACCGCTGGGCCGCAGGACCGACCATGGCCGCTGTACGCCGCTGCTGTACGCGGGCGTCGCCCTGATCGCCGGAGGCTGCGCGCTCAGCGGACTCGCCGGCTCGCTGCCGGCGATGGCCGCGTGGAGCGGTGTGATGGGACTCGGCCACCTCTGCTTCGTCATCGGCGCCCAGTCCATCGTCGCTCGCCGCTCCGCCCCCGCCGAACAGGACCGCAACTTCGGGCACTTCACCATCGGCGCCTCCCTGGGCCAGCTGGCCGGACCGATGGCCGCGGGCGCGCTGATCGGTGACGACATGGCCCGTACGAGTGCGCTGGCGCTCGTCGTGTCCGCGGCCGTGGCGGCCGTCTCGCTGACCTCGATGTGGCGCATCGAGCTGCGCCACGAGGGACCCGGGCACAAGCGGGACGCGGCCGCGGCGAAGGTGCCCGTGCACCGCATCCTGCGTACCCGCGGCGTACCGGCGGGGATCTTCATCAGCCTCGCCGTGCTCTCGGCCACCGATATCCTCACCGCGTATCTGCCGGTGCTCGGCGAGCACCGCGGTGTCGCGCCCACCGTCGTGGGCCTGCTGCTGAGCCTGCGGGCGGCCGCCACCATCGCGTGCCGGCTGGTGATGACGCCGATGATCCGCCGCCTCGGCCGTACCACCCTGCTCACCGTGACCTGTCTGCTCGGCGGGGTGCTGTGCGCGGGCGTCGCGCTGCCGGTGCCCCTGTGGGCGCTGGCGCTGATGCTGGCGGCGCTCGGCTTCTGCCTGGGCGTGGGGCAGCCGTTGTCCATGACGACGGTGGTGCAGGCCGCCCCGGCCGGCGCGCGTTCGACGGCGCTCGCGCTGCGGCTGACCGGCAACCGTCTCGGCCAGGTCGCGGCGCCGGCCTCCGCCGGACTGGTCGCCGGGCTCGCCGGTGCCGCGGCGCCCTTCGTGATGCTCGGTGTGCTGCTGGTGATGTCGGGCGGGACCGCGGTACGCACCGGCCGCTCCGGGCGCGACCCTGTGGTGACCGGCGGCCCGGACGGCTGCGCTCCGGACGGCGCTGCGGGCGGCCCTTCCCGGCAGTCCGGCGGGGCCGGGCCGGCGGCGGCCGGGGCGGACGGTCCGCGCGGCGGTGCGCCGGGCAGTGCCGCGCAGAGGGCCGACGCGGCCGAATCGCCCGGTCGGCACAGCCGGGGTGTCCGCTAG
- a CDS encoding class F sortase, whose protein sequence is MIDLPPLTVRSAEPAKPVATVPPPSRTPEAVRSPRPAAPTPTAAPSAGGRGELALPPSPARRLTIPAIMIESPVMGLGLDRQGRLTAPPVNNPRLVGWYRKGPAPGEKGTALVVGHRDTKTGPAIFLNLNALKPGDKVNIARADRRTAVFTVDKVRTYTKEAFPDAEVYGHTGRPELRLLTCGGSFDKKTGYSANVVVFAHLTDVRQV, encoded by the coding sequence GTGATCGACCTGCCGCCGCTCACCGTCCGCTCCGCGGAACCGGCGAAACCGGTGGCCACGGTGCCGCCGCCGTCCCGGACGCCGGAGGCGGTGCGGTCGCCCCGGCCCGCGGCGCCCACCCCGACGGCCGCGCCGTCCGCGGGGGGTCGGGGAGAACTCGCGCTGCCGCCCTCACCGGCCAGACGGCTCACCATCCCGGCCATCATGATCGAGTCGCCCGTGATGGGGCTCGGTCTCGACCGGCAGGGCCGGCTCACCGCCCCTCCGGTGAACAACCCGCGTCTCGTCGGCTGGTACCGGAAGGGGCCCGCGCCGGGCGAGAAGGGCACCGCCCTGGTGGTCGGCCACCGCGACACCAAGACCGGTCCCGCCATTTTCCTCAACCTCAACGCGCTGAAACCCGGTGACAAGGTCAACATCGCCCGCGCGGACCGGCGGACGGCAGTGTTCACCGTCGACAAGGTGCGCACCTACACGAAGGAGGCCTTCCCCGACGCGGAGGTGTACGGCCACACTGGCCGGCCCGAGCTACGGCTGCTCACCTGCGGCGGCAGCTTCGACAAGAAGACGGGCTACTCCGCCAACGTCGTCGTCTTCGCGCACCTCACGGACGTCAGGCAGGTGTGA
- a CDS encoding aldehyde dehydrogenase family protein, which yields MKAHDGMYIGGRWRPAAAPETIAVVDPADEQVIAHVPAGTAEDVDAAVRAARAAFPGWAATPPAERAQHIAALRDELGRRTEEIAGTVTAELGAPPALALAVHASLPVAVAGSYAELAGSYAFEEKIGTSTVLMEPVGVVGAITPWNYPLHQIVAKVAPALAAGCTVVLKPAEDTPLTAQLFAEAVHDAGIPAGVFNLVTGLGPVAGQALAEHEDVDLVSFTGSTAVGRKIGATAGGAIKRVALELGGKSANVILPSADLAKAVNVGIANVMSNSGQTCSAWTRMLVHRDRYEEAVELAAAAVAKYVPGERVGPLVNAKQQERVRGYIEKGIEEGARLVAGGPEAPLGIGYYVSPTVFADVTPGMTIAQEEIFGPVVSILKYEDEDDALAIANGTVYGLAGAVWAGDDSEAVAFARRMDTGQVDINGGRFNPLAPFGGYKQSGVGRELGPHGLAEYLQTKSLQF from the coding sequence ATGAAGGCCCACGACGGCATGTACATCGGCGGCCGGTGGCGGCCTGCCGCGGCACCGGAGACGATCGCGGTCGTCGACCCCGCGGACGAGCAGGTCATCGCCCATGTGCCGGCCGGCACGGCGGAGGACGTCGACGCCGCCGTACGCGCCGCCCGCGCGGCCTTCCCGGGCTGGGCGGCGACGCCGCCCGCCGAGCGTGCGCAGCACATCGCGGCCCTGCGCGACGAGCTCGGCCGGCGCACGGAGGAGATCGCCGGGACGGTGACCGCCGAGCTCGGCGCGCCGCCCGCCCTGGCGCTCGCGGTCCACGCGAGCCTGCCCGTCGCGGTCGCCGGCTCCTACGCGGAGCTCGCTGGTTCCTACGCGTTCGAGGAGAAGATCGGCACATCCACCGTGCTGATGGAGCCGGTCGGTGTCGTCGGCGCGATCACGCCCTGGAACTACCCGCTGCACCAGATCGTCGCCAAGGTGGCGCCGGCGCTGGCGGCCGGCTGCACCGTGGTGCTCAAGCCGGCGGAGGACACCCCGCTCACCGCGCAGCTCTTCGCGGAGGCCGTCCACGACGCGGGCATCCCCGCGGGCGTCTTCAACCTGGTCACCGGGCTCGGCCCGGTGGCCGGCCAGGCGCTCGCCGAGCACGAGGACGTCGACCTGGTGTCCTTCACCGGGTCGACCGCGGTCGGCCGGAAGATCGGCGCGACGGCGGGCGGCGCGATCAAGCGGGTCGCGCTGGAGCTGGGCGGCAAGTCCGCCAATGTGATCCTGCCCAGCGCCGACCTGGCCAAGGCGGTGAACGTCGGCATCGCCAACGTGATGTCCAACTCGGGCCAGACGTGCAGCGCGTGGACCCGGATGCTCGTGCACAGGGACCGGTACGAGGAGGCCGTCGAGCTCGCCGCGGCCGCCGTCGCCAAGTACGTCCCCGGCGAACGGGTCGGCCCGCTCGTCAACGCCAAGCAGCAGGAGCGGGTGCGGGGTTACATCGAGAAGGGCATCGAGGAGGGCGCCCGGCTGGTGGCCGGCGGCCCCGAGGCGCCACTCGGAATCGGCTATTACGTCAGCCCCACCGTCTTCGCCGACGTCACCCCCGGCATGACCATCGCCCAGGAGGAGATCTTCGGGCCGGTCGTGTCGATCCTGAAGTACGAGGACGAGGACGACGCCCTCGCGATCGCCAACGGCACCGTGTACGGCCTCGCCGGCGCCGTCTGGGCCGGCGACGACTCCGAGGCGGTGGCATTCGCCCGCCGTATGGACACCGGACAGGTCGACATCAACGGCGGCCGCTTCAACCCGCTGGCGCCGTTCGGCGGCTACAAGCAGTCCGGCGTCGGCCGGGAGCTCGGGCCGCACGGCCTCGCCGAGTACCTCCAGACCAAGTCCCTCCAGTTCTGA